In one Serinus canaria isolate serCan28SL12 chromosome 2, serCan2020, whole genome shotgun sequence genomic region, the following are encoded:
- the BTD gene encoding biotinidase isoform X2 has translation MVLKRFMAFTMMALCWKLLICFLFYQVVSGRVRREGHYVAAVYEHESILSPNPAAPVERRAALELMGRNLDIYEQQVLAAARQGAQIIVFPEDGIHGFNFTRSSIYPYLDFVPHSHSGKWNPCRESHLYNDTEVVQRLSCMALKNKIFLVANLGSKQPCERSEPRCPSDGRFQFNTNVAFGADGALLATYRKHNLYFEYAFDTPAEPDYAFFDTPFAGKFGMFTCFDILFFEPAVSLITQYNLKQIVYPTAWMNQLPLLSAVEFQQAFSTAFNVNILAANIHHPTLGMTGSGIYTPVKSFIYHNMESYGGKLIVAEIPVIAADYKTNLESNERFRVNLHDSCRTSTSTSLDDEVCFKEQETPGRVSEKEKGKEQSPPFFYAEMMYDNFTFVPLWGEKGELQVCANSLCCYLNYQRAVLTDELYALGVFDGLHTVHGTYYVQACALVKCGGLSFSTCGQEVTDATALIDFQLWANMSTPYIFPLLLTSGITLDFADHMGWKNNHYFLSKNRTSAGLLTAALYGRWYEKD, from the exons ATGGTTCTGAAAAG atTTATGGCATTCACCATGATGGCTCTGTGCTGGAAGCTGCTCATCTGCTTTCTCTTCTACCAAGTGGTCTCAGGAAGAGTGAGGAGGGAGGGGCACTACGTGGCAGCCGTGTATGAGCACGAATCCATCCTGAGCCCAAACCCGGCGGCACCGGTGGAGCGTCGCGCCGCGCTGGAGCTCATGGGCAGGAACCTCGACATCTATGAGCAGcaagtgctggctgctgccaggcag GGGGCACAGATCATTGTTTTTCCTGAAGATGGAATCCATGGCTTCAACTTCACCAGAAGCTCCATTTACCCTTACTTGGATTTCGTTCCACATTCACACTCTGGGAAGTGGAATCCCTGCAGAGAGTCCCATTTGTACAATGACACAGAG GTCGTACAGCGCCTGAGCTGCATGGCTCTGAAGAACAAAATATTCCTCGTGGCCAACTTGGGGAGCAAGCAGCCGTGCGAGCGCTCGGAGCCTCGGTGCCCGTCGGACGGGCGGTTCCAGTTCAACACCAACGTGGCGTTCGGTGCAGACGGCGCGCTGCTGGCCACGTACCGCAAACACAACCTGTACTTCGAGTATGCCTTCGACACCCCTGCAGAGCCAGACTATGCGTTCTTTGACACCCCTTTTGCTGGCAAGTTTGGCATGTTCACTTGCTTTGATATACTCTTTTTTGAGCCTGCAGTGAGCCTCATCACACAATACAATTTGAAGCAAATTGTTTATCCAACTGCCTGGATGAACCAGCTCCCTCTTTTGTCTGCTGTAGAGTTCCAACAAGCTTTTTCAACAGCTTTCAATGTCAATATTTTAGCAGCCAACATCCACCACCCTACCTTGGGCATGACAGGGAGTGGCATATACACTCCAGTCAAATCGTTCATCTATCACAACATGGAAAGTTATGGTGGCAAGCTCATAGTAGCAGAAATTCCTGTGATTGCTGCAGATTATAAAACCAATTTAGAGAGTAATGAAAGATTTAGAGTGAACTTACATGACTCATGCAGGACTTCTACGAGCACCTCACTGGATGATGAAGTTTGCTTTAAGGAGCAAGAGACTCCTGGCAGAgtatctgaaaaagaaaaaggaaaggaacagtCACCTCCTTTCTTTTATGCAGAAATGATGTATGACAACTTCACTTTTGTCCCGttatggggggaaaaaggggagcTCCAGGTTTGTGCCAATAGCCTTTGTTGTTACTTAAACTATCAGAGAGCTGTTCTAACTGATGAATTATATGCTTTGGGAGTTTTTGATGGGCTCCACACAGTGCATGGCACATACTATGTCCAGGCCTGTGCCTTGGTGAAGTGTGGTGGTCTCAGCTTTAGCACTTGTGGACAGGAGGTCACGGATGCCACTGCTCTGATAGATTTCCAGCTATGGGCAAATATGAGCACCCCTTACatctttcctttgctgctgaCATCTGGCATTACCTTGGACTTTGCTGATCACATGGGCTGGAAAAACAACCACTATTTCCTCAGCAAAAATAGAACATCTGCTGGCCTCCTGACAGCTGCTCTCTATGGACGATGGTATGAAAAGGACTAG
- the BTD gene encoding biotinidase isoform X1 encodes MAFTMMALCWKLLICFLFYQVVSGRVRREGHYVAAVYEHESILSPNPAAPVERRAALELMGRNLDIYEQQVLAAARQGAQIIVFPEDGIHGFNFTRSSIYPYLDFVPHSHSGKWNPCRESHLYNDTEVVQRLSCMALKNKIFLVANLGSKQPCERSEPRCPSDGRFQFNTNVAFGADGALLATYRKHNLYFEYAFDTPAEPDYAFFDTPFAGKFGMFTCFDILFFEPAVSLITQYNLKQIVYPTAWMNQLPLLSAVEFQQAFSTAFNVNILAANIHHPTLGMTGSGIYTPVKSFIYHNMESYGGKLIVAEIPVIAADYKTNLESNERFRVNLHDSCRTSTSTSLDDEVCFKEQETPGRVSEKEKGKEQSPPFFYAEMMYDNFTFVPLWGEKGELQVCANSLCCYLNYQRAVLTDELYALGVFDGLHTVHGTYYVQACALVKCGGLSFSTCGQEVTDATALIDFQLWANMSTPYIFPLLLTSGITLDFADHMGWKNNHYFLSKNRTSAGLLTAALYGRWYEKD; translated from the exons ATGGCATTCACCATGATGGCTCTGTGCTGGAAGCTGCTCATCTGCTTTCTCTTCTACCAAGTGGTCTCAGGAAGAGTGAGGAGGGAGGGGCACTACGTGGCAGCCGTGTATGAGCACGAATCCATCCTGAGCCCAAACCCGGCGGCACCGGTGGAGCGTCGCGCCGCGCTGGAGCTCATGGGCAGGAACCTCGACATCTATGAGCAGcaagtgctggctgctgccaggcag GGGGCACAGATCATTGTTTTTCCTGAAGATGGAATCCATGGCTTCAACTTCACCAGAAGCTCCATTTACCCTTACTTGGATTTCGTTCCACATTCACACTCTGGGAAGTGGAATCCCTGCAGAGAGTCCCATTTGTACAATGACACAGAG GTCGTACAGCGCCTGAGCTGCATGGCTCTGAAGAACAAAATATTCCTCGTGGCCAACTTGGGGAGCAAGCAGCCGTGCGAGCGCTCGGAGCCTCGGTGCCCGTCGGACGGGCGGTTCCAGTTCAACACCAACGTGGCGTTCGGTGCAGACGGCGCGCTGCTGGCCACGTACCGCAAACACAACCTGTACTTCGAGTATGCCTTCGACACCCCTGCAGAGCCAGACTATGCGTTCTTTGACACCCCTTTTGCTGGCAAGTTTGGCATGTTCACTTGCTTTGATATACTCTTTTTTGAGCCTGCAGTGAGCCTCATCACACAATACAATTTGAAGCAAATTGTTTATCCAACTGCCTGGATGAACCAGCTCCCTCTTTTGTCTGCTGTAGAGTTCCAACAAGCTTTTTCAACAGCTTTCAATGTCAATATTTTAGCAGCCAACATCCACCACCCTACCTTGGGCATGACAGGGAGTGGCATATACACTCCAGTCAAATCGTTCATCTATCACAACATGGAAAGTTATGGTGGCAAGCTCATAGTAGCAGAAATTCCTGTGATTGCTGCAGATTATAAAACCAATTTAGAGAGTAATGAAAGATTTAGAGTGAACTTACATGACTCATGCAGGACTTCTACGAGCACCTCACTGGATGATGAAGTTTGCTTTAAGGAGCAAGAGACTCCTGGCAGAgtatctgaaaaagaaaaaggaaaggaacagtCACCTCCTTTCTTTTATGCAGAAATGATGTATGACAACTTCACTTTTGTCCCGttatggggggaaaaaggggagcTCCAGGTTTGTGCCAATAGCCTTTGTTGTTACTTAAACTATCAGAGAGCTGTTCTAACTGATGAATTATATGCTTTGGGAGTTTTTGATGGGCTCCACACAGTGCATGGCACATACTATGTCCAGGCCTGTGCCTTGGTGAAGTGTGGTGGTCTCAGCTTTAGCACTTGTGGACAGGAGGTCACGGATGCCACTGCTCTGATAGATTTCCAGCTATGGGCAAATATGAGCACCCCTTACatctttcctttgctgctgaCATCTGGCATTACCTTGGACTTTGCTGATCACATGGGCTGGAAAAACAACCACTATTTCCTCAGCAAAAATAGAACATCTGCTGGCCTCCTGACAGCTGCTCTCTATGGACGATGGTATGAAAAGGACTAG